The following are encoded together in the Triticum dicoccoides isolate Atlit2015 ecotype Zavitan chromosome 6B, WEW_v2.0, whole genome shotgun sequence genome:
- the LOC119326747 gene encoding uncharacterized protein LOC119326747, which produces MDDVDAAAATDPRGRLSRRRTPMDDVDAAAVTDPRGRRRRRRPVQSAVTFSARPYGPSLRLRSPIMAATSVGRNDSPMAPEDSTVSSRLGEVKINLDGTGVANYSIGISFLDYILDCNQSLWICQRVLLHMVIVVLRGRSEWRAGSRIIGDAAQYEE; this is translated from the exons ATGGACGAcgtggacgccgccgccgccaccgatccCCGCGGACGCCTCAGCCGTCGCCGGACCCCAATGGACGACGTTGACGCCGCCGCCGTCACCGATCCCCGCGGACGCCGCAGACGCCGCCGACCAGTGCAGAGCGCGGTCACGTTCTCCGCGCGGCCATACGGACCATCACTTCGCCTGAGGTCGCCTATCATGGCTGCCACCAGCGTCGGCAGGAACGACTCCCCGATGGCACCCGAGGACTCCACAG TATCGTCTAGGCTAGGAGAGGTCAAGATCAACCTGGACGGCACTGGTGTTGCAAACTACAGCATAGGGATATCGTTCTTGGATTACATCCTTGAT TGTAACCAAAGTCTATGGATCTGTCAAAGGGTCTTGCTGCATATGGTCATTGTTGTATTGCGTGGAAGGAGCGAATGGAGAGCTGGAAGCAGAATCATAGGAGATGCTGCACAATATGAGGAATGA
- the LOC119326064 gene encoding uncharacterized protein LOC119326064, producing MASHQHLFMFRVAACTKELGGVVVQDFFIYNANNPSSLKALPACTEPYPDYSRADCRLPRPPSGQKVERRLLALESMGLLCGEGEGFAVAELNVYPSRRKVYADICMLHASTSASPGLEEKWNSIRVPILGVEDHDDVSQLCYWQTNTVIPFDHFLCWIDYYRGILLCDVFGVPNPTVSFLRFPLNKFPSTHNRSNTSSWVYRGASVVDAGRTLKFIDIARNDGIGYGPLKPGAGFIVSCHTLSSCKSAWKKEYEVRNEDLWALNTPECLPRDILMFPQVHIDNPNIVQFIVISEFKWALKKMRVVAIDMKTMTVDSFSKYIDGKEDKDVEIQASFGPMLRSSPRVKNEEVQKAASALKADHSRATPRSIRPLHIEL from the exons ATGGCTTCCCACCAGCATCTCTTTATGTTTAGGGTTGCCGCCTGTACCAAGGAACTAGGGGGTGTGGTGGTGCAAGACTTCTTCATCTACAACGCCAACAATCCTTCCTCGCTGAAAGCGCTACCCGCTTGTACCGAGCCATACCCAGATTATTCCCGCGCTGATTGCCGCTTACCTCGTCCACCTTCTGGCCAGAAGGTGGAGCGGCGCCTGCTGGCCCTTGAATCTATGGGCCTCTTGTGCGGTGAAGGCGAAGGGTTCGCGGTGGCAGAGTTGAATGTCTACCCCAGCCGCCGCAAGGTCTACGCTGACATATGCATGCTGCACGCTAGTACATCAGCTAGCCCTGGACTTGAGGAAAAATGGAATTCCATCCGTGTACCAATCCTCGGTGTTGAAGACCACGATGATGTCTCGCAACTTTGTTATTGGCAGACCAACACGGTTATTCCTTTCGATCATTTTCTATGCTGGATCGACTATTACAGAGGCATCCTCCTCTGTGATGTGTTTGGAGTCCCCAATCCTACCGTGTCCTTCCTCCGTTTTCCGCTGAACAAGTTCCCTTCTACTCACAATCGCAGCAACACATCcagttgggtgtaccgtggtgcttCCGTTGTCGACGCAGGCCGTACACTAAAGTTCATCGATATCGCCCGCAACGATGGCATTGGTTACGGGCCACTCAAGCCTGGTGCTGGCTTCATTGTCAGCTGCCACACTCTCTCGTCATGCAAGTCGGCGTGGAAGAAGGAGTACGAGGTCAGAAATGAAGACCTATGGGCACTCAACACTCCTGAGTGCCTTCCTCGTGACATCCTTATGTTCCCTCAAGTGCACATTGACAACCCAAATATAGTGCAATTCATTGTTATAAGCGAGTTCAAATGGGCACTCAAGAAAATGCGAGTGGTGGCCATTGACATGAAAACCATGACTGTGGATTCATTCTCCAAGTATATCGATGGAAAGGAGGACAAGGACGTTGAAATACAGGCTTCCTTTGGGCCAATGTTGAGGTCATCACCCAGAGTGAAAAATGAGGAGGTTCAGAAGGCT GCTTCTGCTTTGAAGGCCGACCACAGCCGTGCTACCCCTCGATCTATTAGACCGTTACATATAGAGTTGTAA